One Methylobacterium sp. 77 DNA window includes the following coding sequences:
- a CDS encoding chemotaxis protein CheW codes for MQAANSNKGVENGATNDFITVFVADTMFGLAIDRVHDVFIPAGVTPVPLAPPEIVGLLNLRGRVVTALCLRRRLGLPERAEDSEKMAIGLEQGGETFALVVDGVGEVLKLGADTHEPVPINLDSRWRNLSLGVHRLDGRLLVILDVDALLAFGTQHDIAGAA; via the coding sequence ATGCAGGCCGCCAACAGCAACAAGGGCGTCGAGAACGGCGCCACCAACGACTTCATTACGGTGTTCGTCGCCGATACCATGTTCGGCCTCGCCATCGACCGGGTGCACGACGTCTTCATCCCCGCCGGGGTGACGCCCGTGCCGCTGGCTCCGCCGGAGATCGTCGGCCTCCTGAACCTGCGCGGACGCGTGGTCACGGCCCTGTGCCTGCGCCGCCGTCTCGGCCTGCCGGAGCGGGCCGAGGACAGCGAGAAGATGGCGATCGGTCTCGAACAGGGCGGCGAAACCTTCGCGCTCGTGGTCGACGGTGTCGGCGAGGTTCTGAAGCTGGGGGCCGACACACACGAGCCGGTTCCGATCAACCTCGATTCCCGTTGGCGCAATCTCTCGCTCGGCGTGCACCGGCTCGACGGCCGGCTGCTCGTCATCCTCGATGTCGACGCGCTCCTCGCCTTCGGAACGCAGCACGATATCGCCGGCGCCGCCTGA
- a CDS encoding histidine phosphotransferase family protein, whose product MTPVDLDSLDLSALLCSRVCHDVISPVGAIVNGLEVLEDESDTSMREFALELIGKSAKQASARLQFARIAFGAAGSAGASIDLADAEKVSRGMFGDEKTQLTWSAPQALYPKNKVKLLLNLVMIATTTIPRGGLIDVVVRGDGEAPTITLTSKGSHARIPAHVEDLIAGTPEGGTVDAHSILPFYAGLVARAAAMNVRFSIEGDEVTIRAEPVADSVAPAATPAKQPLEDTRPSDSEPPETSLA is encoded by the coding sequence ATGACCCCCGTCGATCTCGATTCCCTCGATCTCTCCGCGCTGCTCTGCTCGCGCGTCTGTCATGATGTCATCAGTCCGGTCGGCGCGATCGTGAACGGTCTCGAAGTCCTGGAGGACGAGAGCGACACCTCGATGCGGGAATTCGCGCTCGAACTCATCGGCAAGAGCGCGAAGCAGGCTTCGGCGAGGCTGCAATTCGCCCGCATCGCCTTCGGTGCCGCCGGCTCGGCCGGCGCGTCGATCGACCTCGCCGATGCCGAGAAGGTGTCCCGCGGGATGTTCGGCGACGAGAAGACCCAGCTCACCTGGAGCGCACCGCAGGCGCTCTACCCGAAGAACAAGGTCAAGCTCCTGCTCAACCTCGTCATGATCGCGACCACCACCATCCCTCGCGGCGGCCTGATCGACGTGGTCGTGCGCGGCGACGGCGAGGCGCCGACGATCACCCTCACGTCGAAGGGCTCGCACGCGCGCATCCCGGCCCATGTCGAGGACCTGATCGCGGGAACGCCGGAGGGCGGCACCGTCGACGCTCACAGCATCCTACCGTTCTATGCCGGGCTGGTGGCACGCGCGGCCGCGATGAACGTCCGCTTCAGCATCGAGGGCGACGAGGTGACGATCCGCGCCGAGCCGGTGGCCGACAGCGTCGCGCCGGCCGCCACCCCCGCGAAACAGCCGCTGGAGGATACGCGTCCCTCTGACAGCGAGCCGCCCGAGACTTCGCTCGCCTGA
- a CDS encoding response regulator yields the protein MKNCLIVDDSAVIRKVARRILETMNFKVGEAEDGAKALVVCIESMPDVILLDWNMPTMDGYEFLRALRQTPGGAAPKVLFCTTENDVGAIARALHAGADEYIMKPFDREIVTAKLEQVGFGQQAAA from the coding sequence ATGAAGAACTGTCTCATCGTCGACGATTCCGCCGTGATCCGTAAGGTCGCGCGGCGTATCCTCGAGACCATGAACTTTAAGGTCGGGGAGGCCGAGGACGGCGCCAAGGCTTTGGTGGTCTGTATCGAATCGATGCCCGACGTGATCCTGCTCGACTGGAACATGCCGACCATGGACGGCTACGAGTTCTTGCGCGCCCTGCGCCAGACTCCCGGCGGCGCCGCGCCGAAGGTCCTGTTCTGCACCACCGAGAACGATGTCGGCGCCATCGCCCGGGCGCTGCATGCCGGTGCCGACGAGTACATCATGAAGCCGTTCGACCGCGAGATCGTGACGGCCAAGCTCGAACAGGTCGGGTTCGGCCAGCAGGCCGCCGCCTGA
- a CDS encoding hybrid sensor histidine kinase/response regulator yields MDDLLREFLTESAEHLDTVDAELVRFEQDPNNQTILRNIFRLVHTIKGTCGFLGLPRLEALAHAAETLMGQFRDGMPVSTPAVSLILVTLDRLKQILGDLENTGSEPTGTDNDLIDALDAMSAAPHVAPAPKAEIKLPDPVVRELKPGEVSLDDLERAFLEAEGPDEFAPVAADPAPAASPAPVALPELRLPEPESASFVEEPSAKASGTKKTAGDAPSGESEGGVSKVQSIRVNVDTLEHLMTMVSELVLTRNQLLEIARRHDDSTYKVPLQRLSHVTAELQEGVMKTRMQPIGNAWQKLPRVVRDLSSELGKQIELIMSGAETELDRQVLEVIKDPLTHMVRNSADHGIESAADRKSAGKPARGTIRLSAYHEGGTITIEIADDGKGLDLSAIRRKAVERNVASQADIDKMTDAQVAKFIFHPGFSTAKAVTSVSGRGVGMDVVKTNIELIGGVIDINTQLGRGTTFTIKIPLTLAIIAALIVKAGDLRYAVPQVAVLELVRVDKATAQTVERINGSPVLRLRERLLPIVTLTGVLGQKDNAESIDSGFVVVAQVGRQRFGILVDEVFHTEEIVVKPMSSKLRHLPLFAGNTILGDGAVVLIVDPNGIARQVSQGAQSGGIPVDAEPEEMDAADAKATLLVFKGGGGGFKAVPLSLVTRLEEIEANKIEWVGGRPLIQYRGRLMPLVPADPSIEIRSEGTQALVVFSDGERAMGLVVDEIVDIVEERLDVEIAAERSDLIGSAVLRGRATEIINIAHFLPLAYDDWARGSRKPEKRSATLLLVDDSAFFRDMLSPVLKAAGYNVITAGSAEAALTTLVNNGRIDVVVCDLEMPGRNGFDLVAAMRKGDERLSRLPVIGLSGTVGIDAIERARSLSIVDLVAKFDRSGLISALGEIDIVSLSKAA; encoded by the coding sequence ATGGATGACTTGCTGCGTGAGTTTCTGACCGAGAGCGCAGAGCATCTCGATACCGTGGACGCAGAACTCGTCCGCTTCGAGCAGGATCCGAACAACCAGACGATCCTGCGGAACATTTTCCGTCTGGTGCATACGATCAAGGGAACCTGCGGGTTCCTCGGCCTGCCACGGCTCGAAGCGCTGGCTCACGCGGCCGAGACGCTGATGGGCCAGTTCCGCGACGGCATGCCGGTGAGCACCCCCGCGGTCAGCCTGATCCTGGTGACGCTGGACCGCCTCAAACAGATCCTCGGCGACCTCGAGAATACGGGCTCAGAGCCGACCGGCACCGACAATGACCTGATCGATGCCCTCGATGCCATGTCGGCGGCCCCGCATGTGGCGCCGGCACCGAAGGCGGAGATCAAGCTCCCCGATCCGGTGGTGCGCGAGCTCAAGCCGGGAGAGGTCTCCCTGGACGACCTGGAGCGCGCCTTCCTCGAAGCCGAAGGTCCCGACGAATTCGCGCCCGTCGCCGCCGATCCGGCACCCGCCGCATCGCCCGCGCCCGTCGCCTTGCCCGAGCTTCGGTTGCCGGAGCCAGAGAGTGCGTCCTTCGTCGAAGAGCCTTCGGCGAAGGCTTCCGGCACCAAGAAGACTGCCGGGGATGCGCCGAGCGGCGAATCCGAGGGCGGGGTCTCTAAAGTCCAGAGCATCCGAGTCAACGTCGACACGCTCGAACACCTGATGACGATGGTGTCGGAGCTGGTCCTGACCCGCAACCAGCTCCTCGAGATCGCCCGTCGCCACGACGATTCGACCTACAAGGTTCCCCTGCAGCGCCTCAGCCATGTGACGGCCGAGCTGCAGGAAGGCGTCATGAAGACGCGCATGCAGCCGATCGGCAATGCCTGGCAGAAGCTGCCGCGCGTGGTCCGCGATCTGTCGTCGGAACTCGGCAAGCAGATCGAACTGATCATGAGCGGCGCCGAGACCGAGCTCGACCGTCAGGTCCTCGAAGTCATCAAGGACCCGCTTACCCACATGGTGCGGAATTCGGCCGATCACGGCATCGAATCCGCCGCCGACCGCAAATCCGCCGGCAAGCCGGCCCGTGGCACGATCCGCCTGTCGGCCTATCACGAGGGCGGCACGATCACGATCGAGATCGCCGATGACGGCAAGGGCCTCGATCTCTCCGCCATCCGCCGCAAGGCGGTGGAGCGCAACGTCGCGAGCCAGGCCGATATCGACAAGATGACCGACGCCCAGGTGGCGAAGTTCATCTTCCATCCCGGCTTCTCCACCGCGAAGGCGGTCACCTCGGTCTCGGGCCGCGGCGTCGGCATGGATGTGGTGAAGACCAATATCGAGCTGATCGGCGGCGTCATCGACATCAACACGCAGCTCGGCCGCGGCACCACCTTCACCATCAAGATACCGCTGACGCTGGCGATCATCGCCGCCCTCATCGTGAAGGCCGGCGACCTTCGCTACGCCGTGCCGCAGGTGGCGGTGCTGGAACTCGTGCGCGTCGACAAGGCCACCGCCCAGACGGTGGAGCGCATCAACGGCTCGCCGGTCCTGCGTCTCCGCGAACGCCTGCTGCCGATCGTCACCCTCACCGGTGTGCTCGGTCAGAAGGACAATGCCGAGAGCATCGACAGCGGTTTCGTCGTCGTCGCCCAGGTCGGACGCCAGCGCTTCGGCATCCTCGTCGACGAGGTCTTCCACACGGAAGAGATCGTCGTGAAGCCGATGTCGTCCAAGCTGCGCCACCTGCCGCTCTTTGCCGGCAACACCATCCTCGGTGACGGCGCGGTGGTCCTGATCGTCGATCCGAACGGCATCGCCCGACAGGTCAGCCAGGGCGCCCAATCGGGCGGTATCCCGGTGGATGCCGAGCCGGAGGAGATGGATGCCGCCGACGCCAAGGCGACGCTGCTGGTGTTCAAGGGCGGCGGGGGCGGCTTCAAGGCCGTGCCGCTTTCCCTGGTCACGCGCCTCGAAGAGATCGAGGCCAACAAGATCGAATGGGTCGGCGGCCGTCCGCTGATCCAGTACCGCGGCCGGCTCATGCCGCTGGTCCCGGCCGATCCGTCGATCGAGATCAGAAGCGAGGGGACGCAAGCCCTCGTGGTGTTCTCGGACGGCGAACGGGCGATGGGCCTCGTCGTCGACGAGATCGTCGACATCGTCGAGGAACGCCTCGACGTGGAGATAGCGGCCGAGCGGTCGGACCTCATCGGCTCGGCGGTCCTGCGCGGCCGCGCCACCGAGATCATCAACATCGCCCACTTCCTGCCCCTGGCCTACGACGACTGGGCACGGGGATCGCGCAAGCCCGAGAAGCGCAGCGCGACGCTGCTCCTGGTGGACGATTCGGCCTTCTTCCGCGACATGCTGAGCCCGGTCCTCAAGGCCGCCGGCTACAACGTGATCACCGCCGGCAGCGCCGAGGCGGCCCTCACGACCCTGGTGAACAACGGCCGCATCGACGTGGTCGTGTGCGATCTGGAAATGCCCGGCCGCAACGGCTTCGACCTCGTCGCCGCCATGCGCAAGGGCGACGAGCGCCTCTCCCGGCTTCCGGTGATCGGCCTGTCCGGCACCGTCGGCATCGATGCCATCGAGCGAGCCCGCTCCCTCTCGATCGTGGATCTGGTGGCGAAGTTCGATCGCAGCGGACTGATCTCCGCCCTCGGCGAGATCGACATCGTCAGCCTTTCCAAAGCCGCCTGA